A single genomic interval of Anaerobacillus sp. CMMVII harbors:
- a CDS encoding YtzH-like family protein encodes MNYQNQLTLLYDILKNQQQMGYGTTDEYSQLHRLAEALQGQEQLDTSMQQTLANISEYCTNGNCAEYGPDINQWLQSIEDLTVPYPHE; translated from the coding sequence ACTTTACTTTATGATATTTTAAAAAATCAACAACAAATGGGTTATGGAACTACAGACGAATATAGTCAATTACACCGGCTTGCAGAAGCTCTTCAAGGACAAGAGCAACTTGATACTAGCATGCAACAAACATTAGCAAATATTTCTGAGTATTGTACTAACGGAAATTGTGCTGAGTATGGACCAGATATTAATCAATGGCTTCAATCAATTGAAGACCTTACAGTTCCATATCCACATGAGTAA
- a CDS encoding HIT family protein, whose translation MENCFICKKHAGAIQTSGIRIYEDDYVYVGHIDKSGSLNYLGHIMVDLKRHVPSLGDMTMEEAKAFGIAQARVSKALLAIEKAEHIYSYVLGDAVPHLHLHIVPRYPNTPKKYWGPTAVYDWENAPFGSNSEVEQLCQRVKTYLENHYV comes from the coding sequence ATGGAGAACTGCTTTATATGTAAAAAACATGCTGGAGCCATTCAAACTTCCGGTATTCGGATCTATGAAGACGATTATGTATATGTGGGCCATATTGATAAAAGCGGTAGCCTAAACTACTTAGGTCATATTATGGTTGACTTAAAAAGACACGTCCCCTCACTTGGGGATATGACCATGGAAGAAGCCAAAGCATTTGGAATTGCCCAGGCCCGAGTAAGTAAAGCCTTACTAGCAATTGAGAAAGCTGAACACATCTATTCTTATGTTTTAGGTGATGCAGTTCCCCATCTACATTTACACATAGTTCCTCGTTACCCCAATACACCAAAAAAGTATTGGGGACCGACGGCTGTTTATGATTGGGAAAACGCTCCTTTTGGTAGTAATAGCGAAGTCGAGCAACTTTGTCAACGCGTTAAAACCTACCTAGAAAATCATTATGTTTAA
- the thpR gene encoding RNA 2',3'-cyclic phosphodiesterase, producing the protein MTALPHYFIAVPADKIVKEKLANWVKREGPPFQKFVDQDDYHITLVFLGAVEPLMLEKLKTKLEIIAKEHQQFLLTLESIGSFGQKQAPRVFWASVEKEKKLYDLQAEVYKTCQELGFKLEKREFSPHITIARKYLGEGSYVDEQLKRTFQSSFKKETWTVSSFVIYQTHLKRTPKYEVIASFDLK; encoded by the coding sequence ATGACTGCGTTACCTCATTATTTTATTGCCGTTCCCGCTGATAAAATAGTTAAAGAAAAGCTTGCTAATTGGGTTAAAAGAGAGGGACCACCTTTTCAAAAGTTCGTCGACCAAGATGATTACCATATTACACTTGTATTTTTAGGGGCTGTGGAACCCCTAATGCTTGAAAAACTCAAAACGAAACTAGAAATTATCGCGAAGGAACATCAACAATTCTTATTAACTCTTGAGAGTATTGGGTCTTTTGGACAAAAACAGGCTCCGCGAGTGTTTTGGGCTAGTGTTGAAAAAGAAAAAAAACTATATGACCTTCAAGCAGAGGTATACAAAACGTGTCAGGAGCTCGGATTTAAGCTTGAGAAAAGAGAGTTTAGTCCACATATTACAATAGCTCGAAAATATTTAGGAGAAGGTTCCTACGTTGACGAACAGTTGAAAAGAACTTTTCAATCTTCTTTTAAAAAAGAAACCTGGACAGTTTCCTCTTTTGTGATTTATCAAACTCACCTAAAGAGAACGCCAAAATATGAAGTTATCGCTTCATTCGACTTAAAATAA
- a CDS encoding PLDc N-terminal domain-containing protein encodes MWNLLLVILISFGLLILNIVTSIWAYRDALRRGNSKEYAIIVLIATLFFPVLGLIIYLLIRNDR; translated from the coding sequence ATTTGGAATCTTCTTTTAGTTATCCTCATCAGCTTTGGCTTGCTTATTTTAAATATTGTTACAAGTATTTGGGCGTATCGCGATGCACTACGCAGAGGGAACAGCAAAGAGTACGCAATAATTGTATTGATAGCGACTCTATTCTTTCCAGTTCTAGGATTGATTATTTACTTACTAATTAGAAATGATCGATAG
- a CDS encoding nuclease-related domain-containing protein: MAHLIKIEDYVSRYQYDMYRYPGQFSRLKRERWDRLKQEWEASYQNGIPSVIQEAEEQRKPLKGPLAVFRKWPKRKSGEPSVKEVKPFQFKYRTLAEVKSSFLRDLFEFQLNWASSTLREKSTIKTDYFYDEPLKWFLQSFPDNCFVLYYPIVTYPKATVQFDILIISPTDVWCIVNLDGSENTIYQTFSERYWLKVEADTEKKIINPLLSLNRMSTIVKRILTDKDLDMKVRKVVLTKKGYIDVDAQRSGILLLDQRSVYDWNEKMKNNSSPIKSVQLKFSQSLLDVCNTTSKLRDDFIVDDDDF, encoded by the coding sequence GTGGCTCACTTAATCAAAATAGAAGACTATGTTTCTCGTTATCAATATGATATGTACCGGTACCCAGGGCAATTTTCACGCTTAAAGCGAGAACGGTGGGATAGACTGAAACAAGAATGGGAAGCTTCATATCAAAATGGTATTCCGTCTGTAATTCAGGAAGCCGAGGAACAAAGAAAACCTTTAAAAGGTCCTTTGGCTGTGTTTAGAAAATGGCCAAAGCGAAAGTCTGGGGAACCAAGCGTTAAAGAGGTTAAACCATTTCAATTTAAATATAGAACTTTAGCTGAGGTAAAGAGTTCTTTCCTCAGAGATCTTTTTGAATTTCAACTAAATTGGGCGAGTTCTACCTTGCGGGAAAAATCAACAATTAAGACTGATTATTTTTATGATGAACCTTTAAAGTGGTTTTTACAATCGTTTCCGGATAACTGTTTTGTTCTTTATTATCCAATTGTAACGTACCCAAAAGCAACCGTTCAGTTTGATATTCTGATAATCTCCCCAACAGATGTATGGTGCATCGTAAATCTCGATGGTTCAGAAAATACAATCTATCAAACATTTTCAGAACGCTATTGGCTAAAAGTCGAAGCTGATACTGAGAAGAAAATCATTAATCCTTTGTTATCATTAAATAGGATGAGTACGATCGTTAAAAGGATCTTAACTGATAAAGACTTAGACATGAAGGTACGAAAAGTAGTGCTTACGAAAAAAGGATATATAGACGTAGATGCACAGCGAAGTGGCATCTTGCTATTAGACCAGCGAAGCGTTTATGATTGGAACGAAAAGATGAAGAATAACTCATCCCCGATAAAATCAGTACAACTTAAGTTTTCACAATCATTACTGGACGTATGCAATACAACTTCAAAGCTAAGAGATGACTTTATTGTTGATGACGATGATTTTTAA
- a CDS encoding LrgB family protein codes for MKLGITLTAIVVTLVIYYISKRFYLRFPTPLTIPLVIGTLLIIVLLTVSGIPYETYMVGGKWIEQLLGPAVVALAFPLYKHRQVLKTYMFPLCLGVSTGALLGVLTGVQLSRLFGIEDVLIYSILPKSVTTPVAMEVAATLGGIPALAAIFVMIAGIGGVIIGPFLLKLFQIDHVIGKGIGLGSAAHAIGTSKALEFGELEGAISSVSMTLTAIFVSCLTPAMIYLFL; via the coding sequence ATGAAGTTAGGAATTACGTTGACTGCAATAGTTGTAACTTTAGTTATTTATTATATTTCCAAGAGATTCTATCTACGTTTTCCAACCCCTTTAACAATTCCTTTAGTAATTGGAACGTTACTAATCATTGTGTTATTAACAGTAAGCGGCATCCCATACGAAACTTATATGGTTGGAGGCAAGTGGATCGAGCAGCTCTTAGGACCAGCAGTTGTAGCCTTGGCATTCCCCCTTTACAAACATCGGCAGGTTCTAAAAACTTACATGTTCCCACTCTGTTTAGGAGTATCCACGGGTGCATTGCTAGGTGTATTAACTGGTGTTCAGTTATCGAGACTATTTGGAATTGAGGATGTTCTAATTTATTCTATTTTGCCTAAATCAGTGACGACCCCTGTGGCTATGGAGGTTGCTGCAACACTTGGAGGTATCCCCGCGTTAGCAGCTATTTTTGTAATGATCGCTGGAATTGGAGGTGTAATAATTGGTCCATTCTTATTAAAGCTCTTTCAGATTGATCACGTTATTGGTAAGGGGATAGGACTAGGGAGTGCCGCACACGCCATTGGTACATCAAAAGCACTAGAATTTGGTGAGTTAGAAGGAGCGATTAGCTCAGTTTCTATGACGTTAACTGCAATTTTCGTTTCTTGTTTAACACCAGCAATGATTTACCTGTTCCTGTAG
- the pulA gene encoding type I pullulanase: MFYDEQDLGVKYSKKHSTFKLWAPTATEVDLVLYEESGERIFSLVRSNRGIWEQIVEGDLDETAYMYRVRVDGLWREAVDPYAKAVTLNGEKGVVVNLKETNPKDWIKNEKPVLKQMTDAIIYEVNIRDFSIDENSGITHKGKYKGLIEKSTKGPWETITGLDYLVDLGVTHIQLLPIQDFGSVDETKQFESYNWGYDTIHYNAVEGSYSLDPANPKARIMELKEVIQTYHQSGLRVIFDVVYNHVYIHEKSNLEKIVPGYYFRYNLDGSLANGTGVGNDIASERKMVRKLIVDSVTYFAKEYQTDGFRFDLMGILDIETMKQIRMNLSELDSSILVIGEGWDLDTALAGDRKATIVNSNHLSGIGYFNDKFRDTLKGSIFNQELKGFCNGNWHLKEDLKC, encoded by the coding sequence ATTTTTTATGATGAGCAGGATTTGGGTGTTAAATACTCTAAAAAGCACTCTACGTTCAAACTTTGGGCACCAACTGCAACTGAGGTTGATCTCGTTCTCTATGAAGAAAGTGGGGAACGTATTTTTTCCCTTGTGCGATCAAATCGAGGTATATGGGAACAGATTGTGGAAGGGGATTTAGATGAAACAGCCTATATGTATCGAGTTCGAGTAGATGGGTTATGGCGAGAAGCGGTTGATCCTTATGCTAAGGCGGTCACCTTAAATGGTGAAAAAGGAGTAGTCGTTAATCTAAAAGAAACAAACCCAAAAGACTGGATAAAAAATGAAAAGCCGGTTTTAAAGCAAATGACAGATGCGATTATTTATGAAGTTAACATTCGAGATTTTTCGATTGATGAAAATAGTGGAATTACTCATAAGGGTAAGTATAAAGGGTTAATCGAGAAAAGTACAAAAGGCCCATGGGAAACCATTACCGGTTTAGACTATTTGGTTGATTTAGGTGTTACTCATATCCAATTGTTACCAATTCAAGACTTTGGCAGTGTTGATGAAACGAAGCAATTTGAATCATATAATTGGGGTTATGACACCATTCATTATAATGCAGTTGAAGGTAGTTATTCATTGGATCCCGCTAATCCTAAAGCCAGAATAATGGAATTAAAGGAAGTTATTCAGACTTATCATCAAAGTGGGTTACGAGTTATCTTTGATGTTGTCTACAATCATGTGTATATTCATGAGAAATCTAATCTTGAAAAAATCGTTCCAGGATACTATTTTCGCTATAATTTAGACGGTAGTTTGGCAAATGGGACAGGAGTGGGAAATGACATTGCATCTGAGCGCAAAATGGTCCGTAAACTGATCGTTGACTCTGTGACCTATTTTGCGAAAGAATATCAAACAGATGGGTTTAGGTTTGACTTAATGGGAATTCTGGATATTGAAACGATGAAACAAATTCGCATGAACCTTTCTGAATTAGACTCGTCGATATTAGTAATCGGTGAAGGATGGGATTTAGATACTGCATTGGCCGGAGATAGAAAGGCAACTATTGTGAATTCAAACCATTTATCTGGAATTGGCTACTTTAATGACAAATTCCGTGATACGTTAAAAGGGAGTATTTTCAACCAAGAGTTAAAAGGATTTTGTAATGGAAACTGGCATTTAAAAGAAGACCTTAAATGTTAG
- a CDS encoding type II toxin-antitoxin system HicB family antitoxin, translated as MGKQVVQESSYHSYTWIVRKQLNFFDGTEYMIEIKELEGCVSYGKTFAEAKKVYRNQSNSGLSIVIKIKRYQQNPKNILSI; from the coding sequence ATGGGAAAGCAAGTAGTTCAAGAGAGTTCTTATCATTCATACACTTGGATTGTTCGGAAACAACTCAACTTCTTTGATGGTACAGAATATATGATTGAAATCAAAGAATTAGAGGGTTGTGTTAGTTACGGAAAAACATTTGCTGAAGCCAAAAAGGTATACAGGAATCAATCGAACTCTGGTTTAAGCATCGTTATAAAAATAAAGCGATACCAGCAAAATCCCAAAAACATATTATCCATCTAG
- a CDS encoding CidA/LrgA family protein, with protein sequence MKLIQTILQIAVLYGFYLTGEWLQMTFGLMIPGSIIGMGIFFSMLVTGLFPTRWFEEGTQMLLSHMPLMFLPVTVGVLNYYQFFKGKAFY encoded by the coding sequence GTGAAACTTATTCAAACTATTTTACAGATAGCCGTCTTATATGGATTTTATTTAACTGGAGAATGGTTACAAATGACCTTTGGGTTAATGATCCCTGGTAGTATTATTGGCATGGGAATTTTTTTCAGCATGCTAGTAACTGGGCTATTTCCTACAAGATGGTTTGAGGAAGGAACACAAATGTTGCTTAGCCATATGCCTCTCATGTTTTTACCAGTCACTGTCGGAGTGTTAAACTATTATCAATTTTTCAAGGGAAAGGCTTTCTATTAG